The following are encoded together in the Glycine max cultivar Williams 82 chromosome 8, Glycine_max_v4.0, whole genome shotgun sequence genome:
- the LOC100785161 gene encoding WUSCHEL-related homeobox 1 has translation MWMVGYNEGAEFNMADYGFNGRKLRPLMPRPVTSPNNTSNTNSPYLTRIHHGNDFFSQYHNLASVADQGKREFNPPPVVVSSRWNPTPEQLRALEELYRRGTRTPSAEQIQQITAQLRRFGKIEGKNVFYWFQNHKARERQKRRRQMESVVAEGHHTRDFDSTLEKKDFGASRTVLEVEQTKNWAPSTNCSTLAEESVTIQRAAKAAIAECRTDGWLQFDEGELQHRRNFMERNATWHMMQLPCPPPPTVSPHLINTPSPTTSMAPATTVTARLMDPKLIKTHDLSFFISPNTNRENGIIHLSSISTQDHNNSVESQTLQLFPIRNNADESSCDNINHQKETEVSVSAMNAPSQFFEFLPLKN, from the exons ATGTGGATGGTTGGTTACAATGAAGGAGCTGAGTTCAACATGGCCGATTATGGATTCAATGGAAGGAAACTAAGGCCTCTCATGCCAAGGCCAGTCACTTCTCCTAACAATACTTCAAACACTAACTCTCCATACTTGACCCGCATTCATCATGGCAACGATTTCTTTTCACAGTATCACAATCTTG caTCAGTGGCAGATCAGGGAAAGAGAGAGTTCAACCCTCCACCAGTAGTGGTGAGTTCAAGGTGGAATCCAACCCCGGAGCAACTGAGAGCATTGGAGGAATTGTATAGAAGAGGGACAAGAACACCATCTGCGGAGCAAATCCAACAAATCACGGCACAGCTTAGGAGGTTTGGAAAAATTGAAGGGAAGAATGTCTTCTATTGGTTTCAGAATCACAAAGCAAGAGAAAGACAGAAACGCCGCCGTCAAATGGAGTCAGTTGTAGCTGAGGGTCATCACACCCGTGACTTTGATAGTACTCTTGAAAAGAAAGACTTCG GCGCAAGTAGGACAGTGCTTGAAGTTGAACAGACCAAGAACTGGGCACCCTCTACAAACTGCAGTACTCTTGCAGAG GAATCTGTTACAATACAAAGGGCAGCAAAAGCAGCCATTGCAGAGTGTAGAACAGATGGATGGCTCCAATTCGATGAAGGAGAGTTACAACATAGAAGAAACTTTATGGAGAGGAATGCCACGTGGCATATGATGCAGTTACCTTGTCCTCCCCCTCCTACAGTTTCACCCCACCTCATAAACACACCATCTCCTACTACTAGCATGGCCCCCGCAACCACAGTAACAGCAAGACTAATGGACCCAAAGCTCATTAAGACTCATGATCTCAGCTTCTTTATTTCACCTAACACTAACAGAGAAAACGGTATTATCCACTTAAGCAGTATCAGCACCCAGGATCATAATAATTCTGTGGAATCTCAAACCCTTCAACTTTTTCCAATAAGGAACAACGCGGATGAAAGCAGCTGTGATAACATCAACCACCAAAAAGAGACAGAGGTATCCGTTTCAGCAATGAATGCACCCAGCCAGTTTTTTGAGTTCCTTCCATTGAAGAACTGA
- the LOC100797894 gene encoding tubulin beta chain translates to MREILHIQGGQCGNQIGTKFWEVVCDEHGIDTTGQYVGNSELQLERVNVYYNEGSNGRYVPRAVLMDLEPGTMDAARTGPYGQIFRPDNFVFGQSGAGNNFAKGHYTEGAELIDSVLDVVRKEVENCDCLQGFQVCHSLGGGTGSGMGTLLISKIREEYPDRMMLTFSVFPSPKVSDTVVEPYNATLSVHQLVENADECMVLDNEALYDICFRTLKLATPSFGDLNHLISATMSGVTCCLRFPGQLNSDLRKLAVNLIPFPRLHFFMVGFAPLTSRGSQNYRALSVPELTQQMWDAKNMMCAADPRHGRYLTASAVFRGKMSTKEVDEQMLSVQNKNSSYFVEWIPNNVKSSVCDIPPRGLSMASTFVGNSTSIQEMFRRVSEQFTAMFRRKAFLHWYTGEGMDEMEFTEAESNMNDLVAEYQQYQDAAADEDGDSEEEDEGAES, encoded by the exons ATGCGTGAGATTCTTCACATTCAGGGAGGGCAATGCGGGAACCAAATAGGAACAAAGTTCTGGGAAGTGGTGTGTGATGAGCATGGGATTGATACCACAGGGCAGTACGTAGGCAACTCCGAACTTCAGCTTGAAAGAGTGAATGTTTATTACAATGAGGGAAGCAATGGACGTTACGTGCCACGGGCAGTGCTGATGGACCTTGAGCCTGGCACCATGGATGCTGCCCGCACCGGCCCTTATGGCCAGATTTTCCGGCCGGACAACTTTGTTTTCGGTCAGTCGGGCGCCGGAAACAACTTTGCAAAGGGCCATTACACTGAGGGTGCTGAGCTTATTGACTCCGTCCTTGATGTTGTTAGGAAGGAGGTTGAGAATTGTGACTGCTTGCAAG GATTTCAAGTGTGCCACTCCTTGGGTGGGGGAACGGGTTCTGGAATGGGAACTCTGCTGATTTCGAAGATCAGAGAGGAATACCCTGATCGAATGATGCTCACATTCTCTGTGTTTCCATCTCCAAAGGTGTCAGACACGGTTGTTGAGCCTTATAATGCTACACTTTCTGTTCACCAGTTGGTGGAGAATGCTGATGAGTGTATGGTCCTTGATAATGAAGCGCTATATGACATCTGCTTCAGGACCCTCAAGCTCGCTACGCCTAGCT TTGGAGACTTGAATCATTTGATATCAGCAACAATGAGTGGAGTTACTTGTTGCTTAAGATTCCCGGGTCAGCTCAACTCAGACTTAAGGAAGCTAGCAGTGAACTTGATCCCATTTCCAAGACTCCACTTTTTCATGGTGGGTTTTGCTCCCCTAACTTCTCGAGGATCACAGAACTACCGCGCACTTTCTGTCCCGGAACTGACACAACAGATGTGGGATGCCAAGAACATGATGTGTGCAGCTGATCCACGCCACGGTCGTTACTTGACAGCCTCAGCAGTGTTCAGAGGCAAAATGAGCACAAAAGAGGTGGATGAACAGATGTTAAGCGTGCAGAACAAGAACTCTTCCTACTTTGTTGAGTGGATTCCCAACAATGTCAAGTCTAGCGTCTGTGACATCCCTCCCAGAGGCCTTTCCATGGCTTCAACTTTTGTCGGTAACTCAACTTCTATACAGGAGATGTTCAGAAGAGTGAGTGAGCAGTTCACAGCCATGTTCAGAAGGAAAGCCTTCTTGCACTGGTACACGGGAGAAGGAATGGATGAGATGGAGTTTACTGAAGCAGAGAGTAACATGAATGATCTTGTAGCTGAGTATCAACAGTACCAGGATGCGGCGGCTGATGAAGATGGTGATtctgaagaagaagatgagggtGCTGAGAGCTGA